The following are from one region of the Burkholderiales bacterium genome:
- a CDS encoding replication-associated recombination protein A, with the protein MPTDLFEPRQPPAPLAESMRPRRLEEVVGQEHLLGPGKPLRVAFESGAPHSMILWGPPGTGKTTLARLMAQAFDAQFIQISAVLSGVKDIREAVARAEAVLQASGRRTILFVDEVHRFNKAQQDAFLPYVEQGLLTFIGATTENPSFEVNSALLSRATVYVLTALGDRELAELFERAHARAFPELGFTEGAKDMIVGAADGDARRLFNMLEAIANAARSEKSREVDEQFAQRTLGRNLRRFDKGGDAFYDQISALHKSVRGSSPDAALYWLVRMLDGGADPLYVGRRMIRMAVEDVGLADPRALSVALDACETYERLGSPEGELALAQAVIYLACAPKSNAVYLAYNEARATVESDRSRPVPQRLRNAPTRLMRELGYGKRYRYAHDEPEAYAAGENYFPDDMQARQFYRPTPRGLEARIAERLEHLRELDRKAKKED; encoded by the coding sequence ATGCCGACTGACCTCTTCGAACCGCGTCAGCCCCCAGCCCCGCTTGCGGAGTCGATGCGGCCGCGGCGGCTGGAGGAAGTGGTCGGTCAGGAGCATCTGCTCGGTCCGGGCAAGCCGCTGCGCGTGGCCTTCGAGTCGGGCGCGCCCCACTCGATGATCCTCTGGGGTCCGCCGGGCACCGGCAAGACGACACTCGCGCGCCTCATGGCGCAAGCCTTCGATGCGCAGTTCATCCAGATCTCCGCGGTGCTTTCGGGCGTCAAGGATATCCGCGAGGCGGTGGCCCGCGCCGAGGCCGTTCTGCAGGCGAGCGGCCGGCGCACCATTCTGTTCGTCGACGAAGTACACCGCTTCAACAAGGCGCAGCAGGACGCGTTTCTCCCCTATGTCGAACAGGGTCTGCTGACTTTCATCGGCGCCACCACGGAGAATCCTTCGTTCGAGGTCAATTCGGCGCTGCTGTCGCGCGCGACGGTCTATGTGCTTACCGCGCTGGGCGACCGTGAACTGGCCGAGCTGTTCGAGCGCGCGCATGCGCGCGCCTTCCCGGAGCTGGGATTCACCGAAGGGGCGAAGGACATGATCGTCGGCGCGGCGGACGGCGATGCGCGCAGGCTGTTCAACATGCTGGAGGCCATCGCCAACGCCGCGCGCAGCGAGAAGAGCCGCGAGGTGGACGAGCAGTTCGCGCAGCGCACGCTGGGGCGCAATCTACGCCGCTTCGACAAGGGCGGTGACGCCTTCTATGACCAGATCTCGGCCCTGCACAAGTCGGTGCGGGGTTCTTCTCCGGACGCCGCGCTCTACTGGCTGGTGCGCATGCTCGATGGGGGCGCCGATCCACTGTACGTTGGCCGCAGAATGATCCGCATGGCAGTGGAGGACGTGGGGCTCGCCGACCCGCGGGCACTGTCGGTTGCGCTCGATGCCTGCGAAACCTATGAGCGGCTCGGCTCGCCGGAAGGCGAGCTGGCGCTCGCGCAGGCCGTCATCTACCTGGCCTGCGCGCCGAAGAGCAACGCGGTGTACCTCGCCTATAATGAGGCGCGCGCGACGGTGGAGTCGGATCGATCGCGGCCGGTACCACAGCGTCTGCGAAATGCACCGACGCGGCTGATGAGAGAGCTGGGCTACGGCAAACGCTATCGCTATGCCCACGACGAACCGGAGGCCTACGCGGCCGGTGAGAACTACTTTCCGGACGACATGCAAGCGCGGCAGTTCTATCGCCCCACGCCGCGCGGGCTGGAAGCGAGGATCGCGGAAAGGCTCGAACACCTGCGCGAACTCGACCGCAAGGCGAAAAAGGAAGATTGA
- the lolA gene encoding outer membrane lipoprotein chaperone LolA translates to MHTARLLPLLWAFALPAAAGPIEQLEAFIQTTRAARADFTQTVTGPEGKDVQQSSGTVEFFRPGRFRWEYKKPFVQLIVADGERLWIYDKDLNQVTIRKLDKALGSSPAALLAGTDEIERFFSLEAQGRKGGLDWLQARPYEEDSLFERVRMGFAKNTLATMELYDHFGQKTVIRFSRLERNPGFAPGTFSFTPPPGADVVTD, encoded by the coding sequence ATGCACACGGCGAGACTGCTCCCTTTGCTGTGGGCGTTCGCACTGCCGGCGGCTGCCGGCCCGATCGAGCAGCTGGAAGCATTCATTCAGACGACCCGCGCCGCCCGGGCCGATTTCACCCAGACGGTCACGGGCCCGGAAGGCAAGGATGTCCAGCAATCGAGCGGGACCGTGGAATTCTTCCGTCCGGGCAGGTTCCGCTGGGAGTACAAGAAACCCTTCGTGCAGCTGATCGTTGCCGACGGCGAGCGGCTCTGGATCTACGACAAGGACCTCAACCAGGTCACCATCCGCAAGCTCGACAAGGCGCTGGGCTCGAGCCCGGCCGCGCTGCTGGCGGGCACGGACGAGATCGAACGCTTCTTCTCGCTGGAGGCGCAGGGCAGAAAGGGTGGACTGGATTGGCTGCAGGCCCGGCCGTACGAGGAGGACAGCCTGTTCGAACGCGTGCGGATGGGATTCGCGAAGAACACCCTGGCTACGATGGAGCTGTATGACCACTTCGGCCAGAAGACCGTGATCCGCTTCTCCCGGCTGGAGCGCAATCCCGGTTTTGCGCCCGGCACCTTCAGCTTTACCCCGCCGCCGGGCGCCGACGTGGTCACGGACTAG
- a CDS encoding DNA translocase FtsK 4TM domain-containing protein — protein MREPRKPLPPRIAALLRESWWLLLVGAALYLLLILATYSSLDPGWSRQATDSQVANAGGEVGAWIADVLLYLFGVSAWWWLFAFAVGIVRSYRRIHTPGDADRRPLAVACIGFVILLAASCAFEALRLHSLGVELPHGAGGVVGAALSELAHHAFGFTGGTLLFLVLWAIGLSLLTGLSWIAMIERIGAGVEGAWLAAADQWEAWRDRKAGAIAAEQREAHVEEVKEKIEHEPVRIESPALEIRKSDRVIKEKQKPLFEDLPDSELPPLHLLDEPPHDVEVLSTETLEFTSRLIEKKLMDFGIEVKVVAAQPGPVITRYEIEPAVGVKGAQIINLVKDLARALSVVSVRVVETIPGKSCMGLEIPNPRRQVVRLSEILSSQIYADPPSPLTLALGKDIAGHPVVADLARMPHLLVAGTTGSGKSVAINAMILSLLYKATANEVRLILVDPKMLELSAYEGIPHLLAPVVTDMKQAAQALNWCVGEMDRRYRLLSALGVRNLSGFNQKVREAAKAGRPLTNPFTITPENPEPLQELPLVVVVIDELADLMMVVGKKVEELIARLAQKARAAGIHLILATQRPSVDVITGLIKANIPTRIAFQVSSRVDSRTILDQMGAEQLLGQGDMLFLPPGTGYPQRVHGAFVADQEVHKVVDYLKARAQPQYIDEVLEPLEAELDNGTGGPMGGGESDPLYDQAVEIVLKSRRASISLVQRHLRIGYNRAARLIEQMERAGLVSPMSSNGNREVIAPSRTEA, from the coding sequence CTGCGCGAACCGCGCAAGCCCCTGCCGCCGCGCATCGCGGCGCTGCTGCGGGAGTCCTGGTGGCTGCTGCTGGTAGGCGCGGCGCTCTATCTCCTCTTGATCCTCGCGACCTACAGTTCGCTCGACCCGGGCTGGTCGCGTCAGGCGACCGACTCGCAAGTGGCCAACGCCGGCGGAGAGGTCGGCGCCTGGATCGCCGATGTTCTCCTGTATCTGTTCGGCGTTTCCGCGTGGTGGTGGTTGTTCGCGTTCGCGGTCGGCATCGTCCGGAGTTATCGCCGCATTCATACCCCCGGGGACGCGGATCGCCGCCCGCTCGCCGTGGCGTGCATCGGTTTCGTGATCCTGCTGGCGGCAAGCTGTGCCTTCGAGGCGCTGCGCCTGCATTCGCTCGGTGTGGAGCTGCCGCATGGAGCCGGCGGTGTGGTCGGGGCAGCGCTCTCGGAGCTGGCGCATCACGCATTCGGATTCACCGGCGGCACGCTGCTCTTCCTGGTGCTGTGGGCCATCGGCCTGTCGCTGCTCACGGGGCTGTCTTGGATCGCGATGATCGAGCGCATCGGCGCCGGGGTTGAAGGCGCGTGGCTCGCTGCGGCTGACCAATGGGAAGCGTGGCGCGACCGCAAGGCCGGCGCAATCGCCGCGGAGCAGCGCGAAGCGCACGTGGAGGAAGTGAAGGAAAAGATCGAACACGAGCCGGTGCGCATCGAATCCCCGGCGCTCGAGATCCGCAAGTCCGACCGTGTCATCAAGGAGAAGCAGAAGCCGCTGTTCGAGGATCTTCCCGACTCCGAACTGCCGCCGCTGCATCTGCTCGACGAGCCGCCGCACGACGTGGAAGTTCTCTCCACCGAGACGCTGGAGTTCACCTCGCGGCTGATCGAGAAGAAGCTGATGGACTTCGGCATCGAGGTGAAGGTTGTGGCGGCCCAGCCCGGACCGGTGATCACGCGCTACGAGATCGAGCCAGCGGTGGGCGTCAAAGGCGCGCAGATCATCAACCTCGTCAAGGATCTGGCGCGCGCGCTGTCGGTGGTCAGCGTGCGCGTGGTGGAAACGATTCCGGGCAAGAGCTGCATGGGGCTGGAGATTCCCAATCCGAGGCGCCAGGTCGTGCGGCTCTCCGAAATCCTGTCCTCGCAGATCTACGCCGATCCGCCTTCGCCGCTGACGCTGGCCTTGGGCAAGGACATTGCCGGCCACCCCGTGGTCGCCGATCTGGCGCGAATGCCCCACCTCTTGGTGGCCGGCACCACGGGCTCGGGGAAATCGGTCGCGATCAACGCGATGATTCTGTCGCTGCTGTACAAGGCGACCGCGAACGAGGTGCGCCTGATCCTGGTCGATCCGAAGATGCTCGAGCTGTCGGCCTACGAGGGTATCCCGCACCTGCTGGCTCCGGTGGTCACCGACATGAAGCAGGCGGCGCAGGCATTGAACTGGTGCGTGGGCGAAATGGACCGGCGCTATCGGCTGCTGTCGGCTCTGGGTGTGCGCAACCTGTCCGGGTTCAACCAGAAGGTCAGGGAAGCGGCCAAAGCCGGCAGGCCGCTGACCAATCCCTTCACCATCACGCCGGAGAATCCGGAGCCGCTCCAGGAGTTGCCGCTCGTGGTGGTCGTGATCGACGAGCTGGCGGACCTCATGATGGTCGTGGGAAAGAAGGTGGAGGAACTGATTGCGCGGCTGGCGCAAAAGGCGCGCGCGGCCGGCATCCACCTGATTCTGGCCACGCAGCGTCCCTCGGTGGACGTGATCACCGGGCTCATCAAGGCGAACATTCCGACGCGGATCGCGTTCCAGGTTTCCAGCCGGGTGGATTCGCGCACGATCCTGGACCAGATGGGCGCCGAGCAGCTGCTGGGGCAGGGCGACATGCTCTTTCTCCCGCCCGGCACCGGCTATCCGCAGCGCGTGCATGGCGCTTTCGTGGCGGACCAGGAAGTGCACAAGGTGGTCGACTACCTCAAGGCGCGCGCCCAGCCTCAATACATCGATGAGGTGCTCGAGCCGTTGGAAGCCGAGCTCGACAATGGCACGGGCGGACCGATGGGCGGCGGCGAGAGCGATCCGCTTTACGACCAGGCGGTCGAAATCGTCCTGAAATCGCGCAGGGCGTCGATCTCGCTGGTGCAGCGCCACCTGCGCATCGGTTACAACCGTGCCGCCCGGCTCATCGAGCAGATGGAACGTGCCGGCCTGGTCTCGCCGATGTCCTCGAACGGCAATCGCGAAGTCATCGCGCCGTCGAGAACCGAGGCCTGA
- the trxB gene encoding thioredoxin-disulfide reductase, which produces MAQTTRHSRLLILGSGPAGYTAAVYAARANLKPVLITGLAQGGQLMTTTDVDNWPADAMGVQGPELMERFHKHAERFGTQIIFDHIHTAKLLERPFRLAGDQAEYTCDALIIATGASAKYLGLPSEQAYIGKGVSACATCDGFFYKGQDVAVVGGGNTAVEEALYLSNIARNVTLVHRRDKLRAEAIMVDRLMEKTRNGNIRIEWNHTVDEVLGDNKGVTGLRVRSTRGEGTKELPLSGVFIAIGHTPNTQLFQGQLEMSNGYIITKGGRDGNATATSIAGVFAAGDVQDYVYRQAVTSAGSGCMAALDAERYLGGLDH; this is translated from the coding sequence ATGGCCCAAACCACCAGACACTCCCGCCTGCTGATCCTTGGCTCCGGTCCCGCAGGCTACACTGCCGCGGTCTACGCGGCGCGGGCGAACCTCAAGCCGGTGCTCATCACCGGGCTCGCGCAGGGCGGGCAGTTGATGACCACCACCGACGTGGACAACTGGCCGGCGGACGCCATGGGCGTTCAGGGGCCGGAACTGATGGAGCGCTTTCACAAGCACGCGGAGCGCTTCGGCACGCAGATCATCTTCGACCACATTCATACCGCGAAGCTCCTCGAACGGCCTTTCCGTCTGGCCGGCGATCAGGCCGAATACACCTGCGACGCGCTCATCATCGCGACCGGCGCTTCCGCCAAGTACCTCGGCCTGCCGTCCGAACAGGCGTACATCGGCAAAGGCGTCTCGGCTTGCGCCACCTGCGACGGATTCTTCTACAAGGGCCAGGACGTCGCGGTGGTGGGCGGCGGCAACACGGCGGTGGAAGAGGCGCTGTACCTGTCGAACATCGCCAGGAACGTGACCTTGGTGCACCGGCGGGACAAACTGCGCGCCGAGGCGATCATGGTGGACCGACTCATGGAGAAGACCCGCAACGGCAACATCCGCATCGAGTGGAACCACACCGTGGACGAGGTACTCGGAGACAACAAGGGTGTCACTGGATTGCGGGTGCGCTCCACACGGGGCGAAGGCACCAAGGAGCTGCCGTTGTCCGGCGTGTTCATCGCCATCGGGCACACGCCGAATACCCAGCTCTTCCAGGGCCAGCTCGAAATGAGCAACGGCTACATCATCACCAAGGGCGGACGCGACGGTAACGCGACCGCGACCAGCATTGCCGGCGTGTTTGCCGCGGGCGACGTGCAGGATTACGTCTATCGGCAGGCAGTCACCAGCGCCGGCAGCGGCTGCATGGCCGCGCTCGACGCCGAGCGCTACCTCGGTGGTCTGGATCATTGA
- a CDS encoding Smr/MutS family protein — MPKRPILPEEPDDAALLREALKDVAPLPDPGRVLHPPARRDPVAAQTRRDEQQVLQESLSGEMSIEAMLEAGEALAYLREGIDRQVLRKLRRAHWVVQDEIDLHGLRVVEARELLVAFLNEALRSGRRCVRIVHGKGLRSAERTPVLKKKVAGWLRQRDEVLAYCQAPPPDGGSGALLVLLKARRATG; from the coding sequence ATGCCCAAGAGACCGATACTGCCGGAAGAACCCGACGACGCCGCGCTGTTGCGCGAAGCACTGAAGGATGTCGCACCGCTACCCGACCCCGGGCGGGTGCTGCATCCGCCCGCGCGCCGTGACCCGGTCGCGGCGCAGACGCGGCGCGACGAGCAGCAGGTCCTGCAGGAAAGCCTGTCGGGAGAGATGTCGATTGAAGCGATGCTCGAGGCGGGCGAGGCGCTCGCCTACTTGCGCGAGGGTATCGACCGCCAGGTACTGCGCAAGCTGCGGCGCGCCCACTGGGTGGTGCAGGACGAGATCGATCTGCACGGGCTGCGGGTCGTCGAGGCGCGCGAGCTGCTGGTGGCATTTCTCAACGAGGCATTGAGAAGCGGGCGGCGCTGCGTACGCATCGTGCATGGCAAGGGACTTCGCTCCGCCGAGCGCACACCGGTGCTGAAGAAGAAGGTCGCCGGCTGGCTGCGGCAACGCGATGAAGTGCTGGCCTACTGCCAGGCGCCGCCGCCCGATGGTGGCAGTGGCGCCCTGCTGGTTCTGCTCAAGGCCAGGCGCGCGACCGGTTGA
- a CDS encoding P-II family nitrogen regulator: MKKIEAVVKPFKLDEVREALSEIGVTGLTVTEVKGFGRQKGHTELYRGAEYVVDFLPKVKVEVVVTDRMVEQAIEAIVKSARTGKIGDGKIFVTSVEQVIRIRTGETDEAAI; this comes from the coding sequence ATGAAGAAGATCGAAGCCGTGGTGAAACCCTTCAAGCTTGACGAGGTGCGCGAAGCGCTTTCCGAGATCGGCGTCACCGGCCTTACGGTCACCGAGGTCAAGGGTTTCGGCCGGCAAAAGGGTCACACGGAGCTCTACCGGGGCGCCGAGTACGTGGTGGACTTCCTGCCCAAGGTCAAGGTGGAAGTGGTCGTGACCGACCGAATGGTGGAGCAGGCGATCGAAGCCATTGTGAAATCGGCCCGCACCGGCAAGATCGGCGACGGCAAGATCTTCGTCACCTCGGTGGAGCAGGTCATCCGCATCCGAACGGGGGAAACGGACGAGGCGGCGATTTAA
- a CDS encoding NAD+ synthase, whose amino-acid sequence MRIAIAQINCTVGDLSGNALRILEFAERARALGADLLLTPELSICGYPPEDLLLRDDFCAACQREVERLAARVQGIDVLVGHPHVQEGRRYNAASLLRGGRLAGTYHKRDLPNSEVFDEERYFESGSGALVFDVAGTMVGVNICQDVWGPERAFATGKPLRASPGERQAPKAARAAGAQVLVVLNASPYHLGKQRTRHEVVRGCVLEAGMPVVFCNWVGGQDELVFDGQSFVMDVRGAVTQQLRAFEEDLAVVEFRGAEPVPGPVAPELSVEAAVYKALTLGVRDYVGKNGFPGALIGLSGGIDSALTVCVAADALGPERVHAVMMPSQFTASISLEDARVIVARLGVRYSEIAIRPVFDSFLAALAPEFKDRPFDTTEENIQSRIRGTLLMALSNKFGSIVLTTGNKSEMSTGYATLYGDMAGGFDVLKDITKGMVYRLARYRNTVCEVIPERVIARPPSAELRPNQTDQDSLPPYDVLDAIVQRYVEQDRSIDEIVREGFPRADVERVVKLLHVSEYKRRQAPVGIRITPRGFGKDWRFPITNKFRGGL is encoded by the coding sequence ATGAGAATCGCGATCGCCCAGATCAACTGCACGGTGGGCGACCTGTCCGGCAACGCGCTCAGGATCCTGGAGTTTGCCGAGCGCGCCAGAGCGCTCGGCGCCGATCTTCTCCTTACACCCGAACTGTCCATCTGCGGCTATCCGCCGGAAGATCTGCTGCTGCGGGACGACTTCTGCGCGGCCTGCCAGCGCGAGGTCGAGCGGCTGGCGGCAAGAGTCCAGGGCATCGACGTCCTGGTGGGACATCCCCACGTACAGGAAGGCCGCCGCTATAACGCCGCTTCGCTGTTGCGGGGCGGGCGCCTGGCCGGCACCTACCACAAGCGCGACCTGCCCAACTCGGAAGTGTTCGACGAGGAACGCTATTTCGAGTCGGGAAGCGGCGCGCTCGTGTTCGACGTCGCGGGCACGATGGTCGGGGTCAACATCTGCCAGGACGTCTGGGGTCCGGAGCGCGCGTTCGCCACCGGCAAGCCTCTGCGCGCCTCGCCCGGAGAGCGCCAGGCGCCGAAGGCGGCGCGCGCAGCAGGCGCCCAGGTGCTGGTCGTGCTGAATGCTTCGCCCTATCACCTGGGCAAGCAGCGCACGCGCCACGAAGTGGTGCGCGGCTGCGTGCTGGAGGCCGGGATGCCGGTGGTGTTCTGCAACTGGGTTGGCGGACAGGATGAGCTGGTGTTCGACGGCCAGTCCTTCGTCATGGACGTGCGCGGCGCCGTGACGCAGCAGTTGCGCGCGTTCGAGGAAGATCTGGCCGTGGTCGAGTTCCGCGGCGCCGAGCCCGTGCCCGGTCCTGTCGCGCCGGAGCTGTCCGTGGAGGCGGCAGTGTACAAGGCCCTGACGCTCGGCGTGCGCGACTATGTCGGCAAGAACGGCTTTCCCGGCGCGCTGATCGGGCTGTCGGGCGGAATCGACTCCGCACTCACCGTCTGCGTGGCGGCCGACGCGCTGGGGCCGGAGCGGGTGCATGCAGTGATGATGCCGTCGCAGTTCACCGCCAGCATCAGCCTGGAAGACGCGCGCGTCATTGTCGCGCGGCTGGGCGTGCGCTACAGCGAGATCGCCATCCGCCCCGTGTTCGACAGCTTTCTGGCCGCGCTCGCGCCCGAGTTCAAGGACCGGCCTTTCGATACCACGGAGGAGAATATTCAGTCGCGCATCCGGGGGACGCTGCTGATGGCACTGTCGAACAAGTTCGGGTCGATCGTGCTCACCACCGGCAACAAGAGCGAAATGAGCACCGGGTATGCGACGCTCTACGGCGACATGGCCGGCGGCTTCGACGTGTTGAAGGACATCACCAAGGGAATGGTGTATCGGCTGGCGCGGTATCGAAACACGGTCTGCGAGGTGATTCCCGAACGGGTCATCGCCCGGCCGCCGTCGGCGGAGCTGCGCCCGAACCAGACTGACCAGGACAGCCTGCCCCCCTACGACGTGCTCGATGCGATCGTCCAACGCTACGTCGAGCAAGACCGCAGCATCGACGAGATCGTGCGCGAAGGCTTCCCCCGCGCGGATGTGGAGCGCGTGGTGAAGCTGCTGCACGTCAGCGAATACAAGCGGCGCCAGGCGCCGGTCGGAATCCGCATCACCCCGCGTGGTTTCGGCAAGGACTGGCGCTTCCCGATCACCAACAAATTCCGCGGCGGGCTCTAG
- a CDS encoding GNAT family N-acetyltransferase, with translation MNARHEVEIVESLESISAVEWDALSGNEPFCSHAFLSALENSGCVGARSGWSPCHLVIRRSGRITGAMPLYRKSHSYGEYVFDWAWAEAYRRHGLRYYPKLVSAVPFTPVTGSRLLASDAETKAALIAAALRFAAEQRMSSLHCLFPIAPEAQLMQQAGMLIRQTVQFHWRNDGYSSFDDFLGRMNHDKRKKIRQERTKLRASGIRLERLSGTEAGEAHWKFFFDCYRRTYRAHQSTPYLNLEFFLRLAHLMPQRLLLSVAVRDGRPIASSLCVRGESALYGRYWGAVEYHPGLHFECCYYQPIEHCIEQGIACFEGGAQGEHKLARGLLPIRTLSAHWLAHPRFFDAVADFLRRERRDVEQYVDELGEHSPFKTPAGARD, from the coding sequence ATGAACGCGCGCCATGAAGTCGAAATCGTCGAGTCGCTCGAAAGCATCAGCGCCGTCGAGTGGGACGCGCTGAGCGGTAACGAGCCGTTTTGCTCCCACGCCTTTCTGAGTGCCCTGGAGAACAGCGGGTGCGTGGGCGCCCGCTCGGGCTGGTCGCCGTGTCACCTGGTGATCCGCCGCTCGGGGCGCATCACCGGTGCGATGCCGCTGTACCGGAAGAGCCACTCGTATGGCGAATACGTCTTCGACTGGGCCTGGGCCGAAGCCTATCGCCGCCATGGGCTGCGCTACTACCCGAAACTGGTCAGCGCCGTACCCTTCACACCGGTCACCGGCAGCCGTTTGCTCGCCAGCGATGCGGAAACAAAGGCTGCTCTGATCGCGGCGGCGCTTCGCTTCGCGGCCGAGCAGCGCATGTCTTCACTGCACTGCCTGTTCCCGATCGCGCCGGAAGCGCAACTGATGCAACAGGCCGGGATGCTGATCCGGCAAACCGTGCAGTTCCACTGGCGAAACGACGGCTATTCGAGCTTCGACGATTTCCTGGGCCGCATGAACCACGACAAGCGCAAGAAGATCCGGCAGGAGCGGACAAAGCTGCGCGCGAGCGGCATCCGCCTGGAACGGCTGAGCGGGACCGAGGCCGGCGAGGCTCACTGGAAGTTCTTCTTCGATTGTTACCGCCGCACCTATCGGGCCCACCAGTCCACGCCCTATCTCAATCTGGAGTTCTTCCTGCGGCTGGCGCACCTCATGCCGCAGCGCTTGTTGCTCTCGGTGGCAGTGCGCGACGGGCGCCCGATCGCATCGTCGTTGTGCGTGAGAGGCGAGAGCGCGCTGTACGGACGCTACTGGGGAGCTGTCGAATACCATCCCGGCCTGCACTTCGAGTGCTGCTACTACCAGCCCATCGAGCACTGCATCGAACAGGGCATCGCCTGCTTCGAGGGCGGGGCGCAGGGCGAGCACAAGCTCGCGCGCGGGCTGTTGCCGATCCGCACGCTCTCGGCACACTGGTTGGCACACCCACGATTCTTCGACGCGGTTGCCGATTTCCTGCGCCGCGAGCGGCGCGACGTCGAGCAGTATGTGGACGAACTCGGCGAGCACTCTCCGTTCAAGACGCCGGCCGGGGCGCGCGATTGA
- a CDS encoding RraA family protein, producing the protein MIGEPVALTVRRHIDRPSKTLLRAFAGRPTGYVTDARDGAGCLDAAIKPLKPDMRFCGPAVTAFCGPMDNLAAMAILDFARKGDVIVIATTGDETAATIGDLWALWARRIGVAAIVCDGLVRDVPGLLKAGIPVFARGVKPNSSFKHGPGEINMGVCCGGVTIHPGDIVSGDQDGVVVVPLARAAEVARQLEEVERKEAEAEAKVKRGEKLKFWDPVALQGRIRYVD; encoded by the coding sequence ATGATCGGAGAGCCCGTCGCTTTGACCGTGCGCAGGCACATCGACCGCCCCTCGAAGACGTTGCTCAGGGCTTTTGCCGGCCGGCCGACGGGCTACGTCACCGACGCTCGCGATGGCGCGGGTTGCCTGGACGCCGCCATCAAGCCGCTCAAGCCCGACATGCGTTTCTGCGGCCCGGCCGTCACCGCCTTCTGCGGCCCGATGGACAATCTCGCGGCCATGGCGATTCTCGACTTCGCCAGGAAAGGCGACGTCATCGTGATCGCGACCACCGGCGATGAGACCGCGGCGACGATCGGGGATCTGTGGGCCTTGTGGGCCAGGCGTATCGGCGTCGCGGCCATCGTCTGCGATGGATTGGTGCGCGATGTGCCCGGACTGCTCAAGGCGGGTATCCCGGTGTTTGCACGCGGCGTGAAACCCAACTCGAGCTTCAAGCACGGGCCGGGGGAAATCAACATGGGTGTGTGCTGCGGGGGCGTCACGATCCATCCCGGCGACATCGTCAGCGGCGATCAGGACGGCGTAGTCGTTGTGCCGCTGGCGCGCGCGGCAGAAGTCGCCCGGCAGCTCGAGGAAGTGGAACGCAAGGAGGCCGAGGCCGAAGCGAAGGTCAAGCGCGGCGAGAAACTCAAGTTCTGGGATCCGGTCGCGCTGCAGGGACGGATTCGGTATGTGGACTGA
- a CDS encoding Wss1p-related putative metallopeptidase: MVFDYYKRLSPARQSVYRQSDAITFLRLPDPEPLRPAAAQIEAALRSEQPRIVEALSQRIADGITNQLKAPGLRVQVLAVRPSNDRGELHGLYLPEEGGKPAKIQLWMRTAKHKRVVAYRSFLRTLLHEICHHLDYEHFHFPETFHTEGFYNRESSLFRQLVPDAPGGRSPAGSQRQGD; encoded by the coding sequence ATGGTCTTCGACTACTACAAACGGCTTTCCCCCGCGCGCCAGAGCGTCTACCGCCAGAGCGACGCGATCACCTTCCTGCGGTTGCCGGATCCCGAGCCGCTGAGGCCGGCCGCGGCGCAGATCGAAGCGGCGCTCAGGAGCGAACAGCCCCGCATCGTGGAGGCGCTCTCGCAGCGCATCGCCGACGGCATCACCAATCAGCTCAAGGCACCAGGACTGCGCGTGCAGGTGCTGGCCGTGCGTCCCTCGAACGACAGGGGAGAGCTGCACGGTCTCTACCTGCCCGAGGAAGGGGGGAAGCCGGCCAAGATCCAACTATGGATGCGCACCGCGAAGCACAAGCGCGTGGTGGCCTATCGCAGCTTCCTGCGCACGCTGCTGCATGAAATTTGCCATCATCTCGACTACGAGCATTTCCATTTTCCGGAGACCTTCCATACCGAAGGCTTCTACAATCGCGAGTCGAGCCTGTTCCGGCAGCTCGTGCCGGACGCGCCGGGCGGGCGAAGCCCCGCGGGATCGCAGCGCCAGGGGGATTGA